A window of Acidobacteriota bacterium contains these coding sequences:
- a CDS encoding flagellar assembly protein T N-terminal domain-containing protein, with protein MKRSAGLLAFLLLLLGGGAASAQSRVTATGTAAILSGDAARARDRAVEAALRTAVEQVIGTLVDSETLVQNNQLLADRIYTQTRGYVSNYSILSENADRDSNIYTVQVEAEVREGSLADDLGGLGLLLRRMKMPRVAVVLKNDDGTVAAFVQKVLREKGFLLVETPDEAGGAGFWSMDQGAQSDLLRRYGAEVAILGAASGGAGGSVRGSNLTSYQASVNLKAVKADTREILATASGHGTSVHVGEAGYQEAARQAATVAGGDLVRQITSQWARESSSSRALLLDIDGVTPERAAEVAARLEREARGVQEAILRSSEGARATLHVSMQGDASDLAQEIRKLWPRAKVTSQSANRLTVAF; from the coding sequence ATGAAGCGATCGGCTGGACTCTTGGCGTTCCTTCTCTTGCTTTTGGGAGGCGGCGCCGCCTCCGCCCAGTCCCGGGTGACGGCCACGGGAACGGCCGCCATCCTGTCCGGAGACGCCGCGCGGGCGCGCGACCGCGCGGTGGAGGCCGCTCTCCGCACGGCCGTCGAGCAGGTCATCGGGACGCTCGTGGACTCGGAGACCCTGGTTCAGAACAACCAGCTCCTGGCGGACCGCATCTACACGCAAACCAGGGGCTACGTCTCCAACTACTCGATTCTCTCCGAGAACGCCGACCGGGACTCCAATATCTACACGGTTCAGGTGGAGGCGGAGGTGCGGGAGGGCAGCCTGGCGGACGACCTCGGTGGTCTCGGGCTCCTTCTGAGGCGGATGAAGATGCCCCGCGTCGCGGTGGTGCTCAAGAACGACGACGGGACCGTCGCGGCCTTCGTTCAGAAGGTGCTGAGGGAAAAGGGCTTCCTCCTTGTGGAGACTCCGGACGAGGCGGGAGGCGCAGGGTTCTGGTCCATGGATCAGGGCGCCCAGTCCGACCTCCTTCGACGCTACGGAGCGGAGGTGGCCATCCTCGGTGCCGCTTCCGGTGGGGCCGGCGGAAGCGTGAGGGGCTCCAACTTGACCTCCTACCAGGCGTCGGTCAACCTGAAGGCGGTAAAGGCCGATACCCGGGAGATTCTGGCCACCGCCTCGGGACATGGCACCTCCGTCCACGTGGGCGAGGCCGGATACCAGGAGGCGGCCCGCCAGGCGGCCACCGTGGCGGGAGGCGACCTGGTCCGCCAGATCACGTCCCAGTGGGCCCGCGAATCCTCCTCGTCCCGGGCCCTTCTGCTTGATATCGATGGCGTGACGCCCGAGCGGGCCGCGGAGGTGGCGGCCCGGCTGGAGCGGGAAGCCCGCGGCGTTCAGGAGGCGATCCTTCGAAGCTCGGAAGGGGCCCGCGCCACGCTCCACGTGTCCATGCAAGGAGACGCCTCCGATCTGGCGCAGGAGATTCGAAAGCTCTGGCCCAGGGCCAAGGTCACTTCCCAGAGCGCCAACCGTTTGACAGTGGCTTTCTAG
- a CDS encoding CsgG/HfaB family protein → MKRLVALSLVLAFSAASLATFAQKPRIAVLKIRNESQYGHGRLGPAIEDWLVEKLVQSGQFRVIERKELESVLAEQELSLSGAIDDKTAVKVGKLLGCQLVVMGAVTDFSIRKAGGEAFFRLGVDASKTTAEGTLSLRLVNTTTAEILFTGSESGKDSFGKLRIAGIGGGTDWDESQARKIFQPAVDRLAQQIVNSASSLKEGLGAAALVSGKVAKVSDGKAYVNLGSTDGIREGQQFGLFRVGETITDPDTGKVLGQEKSRIGTLTITKIVGEHLSIGVVDGGGQAQVGDVLE, encoded by the coding sequence ATGAAACGCCTCGTAGCCCTGTCGCTCGTCCTCGCCTTCTCGGCCGCATCCCTGGCGACCTTCGCCCAGAAGCCCCGCATCGCCGTGCTGAAGATCAGGAACGAGTCCCAATACGGCCACGGGCGTCTGGGGCCCGCCATCGAGGACTGGCTGGTGGAGAAGCTCGTCCAGTCCGGCCAGTTCCGAGTCATCGAGCGAAAAGAGCTGGAATCGGTCCTCGCCGAGCAGGAGCTCTCCTTGAGCGGAGCCATCGACGACAAGACCGCCGTCAAGGTGGGCAAACTCCTGGGCTGCCAGCTCGTGGTGATGGGCGCCGTCACCGATTTTTCCATCCGCAAGGCCGGAGGGGAAGCCTTCTTCAGGCTCGGCGTCGACGCCAGCAAGACGACCGCCGAAGGCACCCTCAGCCTCCGCCTGGTCAACACGACCACGGCCGAGATCCTCTTTACGGGCAGCGAATCGGGCAAGGACTCCTTCGGGAAACTCCGGATCGCCGGTATCGGCGGCGGCACGGACTGGGACGAGTCCCAGGCGCGTAAGATCTTCCAGCCGGCGGTGGACCGCCTGGCCCAGCAGATCGTCAACAGCGCGTCGAGCCTCAAAGAGGGGCTCGGCGCCGCGGCCCTGGTCTCCGGAAAAGTGGCCAAGGTGAGCGACGGCAAGGCCTACGTCAATCTGGGCAGTACGGACGGAATCCGCGAAGGACAGCAGTTCGGCCTCTTCCGGGTGGGGGAGACCATCACCGATCCCGACACGGGAAAGGTCCTCGGCCAGGAGAAGTCTCGAATCGGAACGCTGACCATCACCAAGATCGTGGGCGAGCACCTGTCCATCGGGGTGGTGGACGGAGGCGGCCAGGCCCAGGTCGGAGACGTCCTGGAATAG
- a CDS encoding CDP-alcohol phosphatidyltransferase family protein yields the protein MTVPNMLSILRIALIPVFILAVAYGHPRLALWVFLGSGITDSLDGFIARFFNQRSELGAFLDPMADKLMLTATYVALALPETGISHPIPAWVPILTIARDVVIVTLALILNLTHGIKSFPPSLPGKCTTVVQISYAVAVLIQNAFWFDPRFVAALKWGVACFTVYSGVHYFWRMRSWTRTQP from the coding sequence ATGACCGTTCCCAACATGCTCTCCATCCTGCGCATCGCGCTCATCCCCGTGTTCATCCTCGCGGTGGCCTACGGGCATCCGCGCCTCGCCCTCTGGGTCTTTCTTGGATCGGGAATCACGGACTCCCTGGACGGGTTTATCGCGCGCTTCTTCAACCAGCGGTCGGAGCTCGGGGCCTTCCTGGACCCCATGGCCGACAAACTCATGCTCACGGCCACCTACGTCGCCCTCGCCCTTCCGGAGACGGGCATCAGCCATCCCATTCCCGCCTGGGTCCCCATCCTCACCATCGCCAGGGACGTGGTGATCGTCACCCTGGCCCTGATCTTGAACCTGACCCACGGGATCAAGAGTTTTCCGCCCTCGCTCCCGGGAAAGTGCACCACCGTCGTCCAGATCTCCTACGCCGTGGCGGTTCTGATCCAGAACGCCTTCTGGTTCGACCCTCGTTTTGTGGCCGCGCTCAAGTGGGGTGTCGCCTGTTTCACGGTGTACTCGGGCGTTCACTACTTCTGGAGAATGCGCTCGTGGACACGCACCCAGCCTTGA